One segment of Odontesthes bonariensis isolate fOdoBon6 chromosome 1, fOdoBon6.hap1, whole genome shotgun sequence DNA contains the following:
- the marchf7 gene encoding E3 ubiquitin-protein ligase MARCHF7 isoform X1: MLQSVMDSRSRRLPFCLSSTRSSYTSSPTVSSSSSSLASSRLYGRETVLNNDRFPRASSPYKADMDKQSSRLLGSTRDYSSSDTRSTSWKLPSLTSASRSYDRPWAESSLSSRSKLTDFEGRSGIGSGLLSATDDADYKRAKLSYSNRGLYSRPTSTSVTGSTYSSTGLSSGRGAGEKLSDTFDSSWSSSHLRSRPSSSSSKPLLSRREQETKNEPRLSSLGERHARTPGLVSSLYPTDRVMSTYAQGARPKETTYSPSSFSSTSAAREGSLSRHFSSSTSQRTSPLARDFSSRTSTRFSNGSSILHSSQEPAGNRRSLDTSSSYSSHTPRYTAPVARPEAALPRPAPEGGEPDGRSSTRRLLSRLFSRRSSQDSSSGSSSVRSLDDDSPSTGGESVDSDDGARTSSVGTDIGKSETTLGSLRNHRADLSPIQESNSDGYRSGLAQPAVSSWREPAVGSSNSNSSGGGRRSSWLSSSLRGRCPPLLSRLRRHTREDSAHSASDSQEGYSHPQHLLRRWDDLDHKASQDDDDVEEEDEEEEEEEEEEEEEEEEGAVGLDAFGASRACRLEDEVLPELENASITLSPRRRVGVFDYISVPAGPLGGVESQLESQKEKTVSSRDQEKLRKIKERLLLEDSDEEEGDLCRICQMGEDSAANPLIQPCRCTGSLQYVHQECIKRWLRSKIGSGTNLEAITTCELCKEKLRLNIDNFNIQELYRTHVQSEYDEFISSGLYLVVLLHFCEQRFSDVLGAVDAAGLFNLVRILHEHMDSLEIPRDESDDEERDNRPSVDFSDEDDELEEEY; the protein is encoded by the exons ATGCTG CAATCCGTGATGGACTCCCGGTCTCGCAGACTTCCTTTTTGTCTGTCCAGCACAAGGTCCTCCTACACATCCAGTCCGACagtctcctcttcctcctcatcacTGGCCTCCAGCAGGTTGTACGGTAGGGAGACGGTGCTGAATAATGACCGCTTTCCAAGGGCATCATCACCTTACAAAGCAGACATGGATAAGCAG AGTTCTCGGCTCCTTGGCTCGACAAGAGACTACAGCAGCTCTGACACTCGCTCCACCAGCTGGAAACTGCCTTCTTTGACGTCGGCCAGCAGATCTTACGACCGCCCGTGGGCCGAATCGTCTCTCAGCAGTAGGAGCAAACTG ACTGATTTTGAGGGGAGGTCAGGAATCGGCTCTGGTTTGTTGAGTGCCACTGATGATGCCGATTATAAAAGGGCCAAACTTTCGTACAGCAACAGAGGACTGTACTCAAGACCGACCAGCACCTCAGTTACAGGATCCACCTATTCCAGTACTGGGCTCAGCAGTGGTAGAG GAGCAGGTGAAAAACTGAGCGACACTTTTGATTCGTCGTGGAGCTCAAGCCATTTACGCTCACGGCCATCGTCTTCCTCCTCAAAGCCACTGTTGTCCAGGCGAGAGCAAGAGACTAAGAACGAACCTCGCCTCTCAAGTCTGGGAGAAAGACATGCTCGGACTCCTGGATTGGTTTCCTCATTGT ATCCAACTGACAGGGTAATGTCCACATATGCACAAGGAGCTCGTCCCAAAGAAACTACCTactctccctcctccttctcctccaccTCCGCTGCCCGAGAAGGCTCACTGAGTCGCCACTTCTCATCCTCCACATCTCAGCGGACGTCTCCACTGGCGCGCGACTTCAGCAGCAGAACCTCAACCCGTTTCTCCAATGGATCATCCATCCTCCACTCATCTCAGGAACCAGCAGGAAACCGCAGATCACTGGATACCTCTTCTTCCTACTCCTCTCACACCCCGCGGTACACCGCTCCCGTTGCCAGGCCTGAGGCAGCGCTCCCAAGGCCGGCTCCTGAAGGTGGAGAACCAGACGGCCGCAGCTCCACGCGTCGCCTTTTGTCTCGTCTGTTCTCACGGCGGTCCAGTCAAGATTCTTCCAGCGGGTCCTCCAGTGTTCGCTCCCTTGACGACGACAGTCCATCGACTGGTGGGGAGTCCGTGGACAGTGACGACGGAGCCAGGACTTCTAGTGTGGGCACGGACATCGGAAAGTCGGAGACGACCTTGGGTAGCCTCAGGAATCACAGAGCAGACCTCTCCCCTATTCAGGAAAGCAACAGTGATGGCTATCGTAGTGGCTTAGCTCAGCCCGCAGTGTCATCGTGGAGAGAGCCTGCCGTTGGCAGTAGTAATAGCAACAGcagtggaggaggaagaagatccTCCTGGTTGTCTTCCTCCCTCCGTGGCCGCTGTCCTCCCCTCCTCTCCCGCCTCAGAAGACACACAAGGGAAGATAGTGCACACTCAGCTTCAGATTCACAAGAAGGCTACAGCCATCCACAGCACTTGCTGAGAAGGTGGGATGACCTCGATCACAAGGCATCgcaagatgatgatgatgttgaggaggaggatgaagaagaagaagaagaggaggaagaagaagaagaggaggaagaggaaggagcAGTTGGGTTAGATGCTTTTGGTGCCAGTCGTGCTTGCAGACTTGAGGACGAAGTGTTACCTGAACTTGAAAATGCTTCTATTACATTATCGCCGCGTCGCAGGGTCGGAGTATTTGATTATATTTCAGTTCCTGCGGGTCCGTTGGGAGGTGTCGAGAGCCAGCTGGAGAGCCAGAAGGAGAAGACCGTTTCCAGCAGGGATCAAGAGAAGCTGCGCAAGATCAAAGAGAG ACTGCTGCTGGAGGATTCTGATGAAGAAGAAGGGGACCTTTGCCGAATCTGCCAGATGGGGGAGGATTCTGCCGCCAATCCACTGATTCAGCCCTGCCGCTGTACAGGCAGTCTGCAGTACGTCCATCAGGAATGCATCAAGAGGTGGCTTCGCTCCAAGATTGGCTCCG GCACAAATCTCGAGGCCATAACAACCTGTGAACTCTGTAAGGAGAAGCTGCGCTTGAACATTGACAACTTCAACATTCAGGAGTTGTACAGGACACACGTGCAA TCAGAATACGATGAGTTCATCAGCAGTGGCCTATACCTGGTGGTGCTGCTACATTTCTGTGAGCAGAGGTTCTCCGATGTCCTTGGGGCAGTCGATGCAGCTGGG TTGTTCAACCTGGTGAGAATTCTTCACGAACACATGGACAGTCTTGAAA TTCCCCGCGACGAAAGCGACGACGAAGAGCGAGACAACAGACCGTCCGTCGACTTTTCAGACGAGGACGACGAACTCGAAGAGGAGTATTGA
- the marchf7 gene encoding E3 ubiquitin-protein ligase MARCHF7 isoform X2 — MDSRSRRLPFCLSSTRSSYTSSPTVSSSSSSLASSRLYGRETVLNNDRFPRASSPYKADMDKQSSRLLGSTRDYSSSDTRSTSWKLPSLTSASRSYDRPWAESSLSSRSKLTDFEGRSGIGSGLLSATDDADYKRAKLSYSNRGLYSRPTSTSVTGSTYSSTGLSSGRGAGEKLSDTFDSSWSSSHLRSRPSSSSSKPLLSRREQETKNEPRLSSLGERHARTPGLVSSLYPTDRVMSTYAQGARPKETTYSPSSFSSTSAAREGSLSRHFSSSTSQRTSPLARDFSSRTSTRFSNGSSILHSSQEPAGNRRSLDTSSSYSSHTPRYTAPVARPEAALPRPAPEGGEPDGRSSTRRLLSRLFSRRSSQDSSSGSSSVRSLDDDSPSTGGESVDSDDGARTSSVGTDIGKSETTLGSLRNHRADLSPIQESNSDGYRSGLAQPAVSSWREPAVGSSNSNSSGGGRRSSWLSSSLRGRCPPLLSRLRRHTREDSAHSASDSQEGYSHPQHLLRRWDDLDHKASQDDDDVEEEDEEEEEEEEEEEEEEEEGAVGLDAFGASRACRLEDEVLPELENASITLSPRRRVGVFDYISVPAGPLGGVESQLESQKEKTVSSRDQEKLRKIKERLLLEDSDEEEGDLCRICQMGEDSAANPLIQPCRCTGSLQYVHQECIKRWLRSKIGSGTNLEAITTCELCKEKLRLNIDNFNIQELYRTHVQSEYDEFISSGLYLVVLLHFCEQRFSDVLGAVDAAGLFNLVRILHEHMDSLEIPRDESDDEERDNRPSVDFSDEDDELEEEY; from the exons ATGGACTCCCGGTCTCGCAGACTTCCTTTTTGTCTGTCCAGCACAAGGTCCTCCTACACATCCAGTCCGACagtctcctcttcctcctcatcacTGGCCTCCAGCAGGTTGTACGGTAGGGAGACGGTGCTGAATAATGACCGCTTTCCAAGGGCATCATCACCTTACAAAGCAGACATGGATAAGCAG AGTTCTCGGCTCCTTGGCTCGACAAGAGACTACAGCAGCTCTGACACTCGCTCCACCAGCTGGAAACTGCCTTCTTTGACGTCGGCCAGCAGATCTTACGACCGCCCGTGGGCCGAATCGTCTCTCAGCAGTAGGAGCAAACTG ACTGATTTTGAGGGGAGGTCAGGAATCGGCTCTGGTTTGTTGAGTGCCACTGATGATGCCGATTATAAAAGGGCCAAACTTTCGTACAGCAACAGAGGACTGTACTCAAGACCGACCAGCACCTCAGTTACAGGATCCACCTATTCCAGTACTGGGCTCAGCAGTGGTAGAG GAGCAGGTGAAAAACTGAGCGACACTTTTGATTCGTCGTGGAGCTCAAGCCATTTACGCTCACGGCCATCGTCTTCCTCCTCAAAGCCACTGTTGTCCAGGCGAGAGCAAGAGACTAAGAACGAACCTCGCCTCTCAAGTCTGGGAGAAAGACATGCTCGGACTCCTGGATTGGTTTCCTCATTGT ATCCAACTGACAGGGTAATGTCCACATATGCACAAGGAGCTCGTCCCAAAGAAACTACCTactctccctcctccttctcctccaccTCCGCTGCCCGAGAAGGCTCACTGAGTCGCCACTTCTCATCCTCCACATCTCAGCGGACGTCTCCACTGGCGCGCGACTTCAGCAGCAGAACCTCAACCCGTTTCTCCAATGGATCATCCATCCTCCACTCATCTCAGGAACCAGCAGGAAACCGCAGATCACTGGATACCTCTTCTTCCTACTCCTCTCACACCCCGCGGTACACCGCTCCCGTTGCCAGGCCTGAGGCAGCGCTCCCAAGGCCGGCTCCTGAAGGTGGAGAACCAGACGGCCGCAGCTCCACGCGTCGCCTTTTGTCTCGTCTGTTCTCACGGCGGTCCAGTCAAGATTCTTCCAGCGGGTCCTCCAGTGTTCGCTCCCTTGACGACGACAGTCCATCGACTGGTGGGGAGTCCGTGGACAGTGACGACGGAGCCAGGACTTCTAGTGTGGGCACGGACATCGGAAAGTCGGAGACGACCTTGGGTAGCCTCAGGAATCACAGAGCAGACCTCTCCCCTATTCAGGAAAGCAACAGTGATGGCTATCGTAGTGGCTTAGCTCAGCCCGCAGTGTCATCGTGGAGAGAGCCTGCCGTTGGCAGTAGTAATAGCAACAGcagtggaggaggaagaagatccTCCTGGTTGTCTTCCTCCCTCCGTGGCCGCTGTCCTCCCCTCCTCTCCCGCCTCAGAAGACACACAAGGGAAGATAGTGCACACTCAGCTTCAGATTCACAAGAAGGCTACAGCCATCCACAGCACTTGCTGAGAAGGTGGGATGACCTCGATCACAAGGCATCgcaagatgatgatgatgttgaggaggaggatgaagaagaagaagaagaggaggaagaagaagaagaggaggaagaggaaggagcAGTTGGGTTAGATGCTTTTGGTGCCAGTCGTGCTTGCAGACTTGAGGACGAAGTGTTACCTGAACTTGAAAATGCTTCTATTACATTATCGCCGCGTCGCAGGGTCGGAGTATTTGATTATATTTCAGTTCCTGCGGGTCCGTTGGGAGGTGTCGAGAGCCAGCTGGAGAGCCAGAAGGAGAAGACCGTTTCCAGCAGGGATCAAGAGAAGCTGCGCAAGATCAAAGAGAG ACTGCTGCTGGAGGATTCTGATGAAGAAGAAGGGGACCTTTGCCGAATCTGCCAGATGGGGGAGGATTCTGCCGCCAATCCACTGATTCAGCCCTGCCGCTGTACAGGCAGTCTGCAGTACGTCCATCAGGAATGCATCAAGAGGTGGCTTCGCTCCAAGATTGGCTCCG GCACAAATCTCGAGGCCATAACAACCTGTGAACTCTGTAAGGAGAAGCTGCGCTTGAACATTGACAACTTCAACATTCAGGAGTTGTACAGGACACACGTGCAA TCAGAATACGATGAGTTCATCAGCAGTGGCCTATACCTGGTGGTGCTGCTACATTTCTGTGAGCAGAGGTTCTCCGATGTCCTTGGGGCAGTCGATGCAGCTGGG TTGTTCAACCTGGTGAGAATTCTTCACGAACACATGGACAGTCTTGAAA TTCCCCGCGACGAAAGCGACGACGAAGAGCGAGACAACAGACCGTCCGTCGACTTTTCAGACGAGGACGACGAACTCGAAGAGGAGTATTGA